The Flammeovirga agarivorans genome has a window encoding:
- a CDS encoding Ig-like domain-containing protein yields MFWHTTKALLLLLLLSTISYGQNTEICNNGIDDDNDGLIDCYDPDCAFSPDCRGSIVNNFSLGCNFDDYPNTPSIYFSEKLNSHDLGIVIDKASGVLVGDMDNDGVAELVVKSSTDGMIYILNTVDQSVKYSIPIEGSSHSYSQMAIADVDGNGNGDIFINVGKNIHRYEFGSSGVIAKTTVGVGHEYQSPQLADFNEDGIPEVYIGNAIYNAIDLTSIIAFDNDLSSGNSVGQEAFSIAYNIFDVGDRKPTLGTFSSSDHVDGLELVAGNVVYAVDISGQSLTKISEVPNNDGFVSIADFDGDHRPEIVTVTQENNQAEVYLWSPYNQTVLGEYFLTSSTIGGRVAIGDVDGDQVPEIIGTGQYQLYILDYEDGNLDEQWIFDQTSNDIGLAGVSLFDLNGDGKSEIFFNDDTKVYAIRNQEGTFNVSSYEVSGENRAEYPIVADIDNDGQTEVIVTSGGTDDGGLIAINAYDQFWVTAQSYWNQNGFHITNTNFQLEIAQELQSNLHSYFDGILNTFSSQASYYTPEMDVLNAAPDIVLRRVQSDVALCNNNGILNMIMTVQNVGNQVVPSNMVVSIFDGNPYETSATLIDTLHTSVPIHPLDTLQFTLQNRIPTDGSTVNAFVVLNHNPYNFDNTVKEMPIPADSVYSNIQECNFTNNLIGPFIIEDCLVPVIVDLDNDNSSGRTGLDYESNYFVGTQQSGRISDIDTRVFAFSAGALNRVEISFADGQPLEATDSLMIRGVLPSGIGVNSPSDTQNIVLLGVASTDAYEEALKLIYFTNAALTDRSQRQIEVKAQLVPNEDFGPVATAYVNIKARPTSSDQSLTIDEDELYTFSTTNFPFNSLDALSFDGIRVSYPDDTNDFKGTLSYDGQEITPLQLTTGYYVEDVSLLTYQPLPYEFGTNYCQFKFRVKDDGGEALIGNHSELYDFVIHVNNLDTPPISKDTTIVLRQSETYTGDIDDDIYFLSYDNASFASFIVTTLPEKGTLQHNGSGSFANVVVGEEIPSTATLQYLPGTYDNTDFRNWGTFNFKVKDSNSLESEEYTFHIHLLVTLYIVDFEKSQSKNDHIHFTQTDFDDHYFDFNNDPLDSIIVASVPVNGELFFNSVLVEANDRIPYAKIETEDFHFQPDSFYHGTTTFEYSVINTAAEEPQYNATISLIYSDDRHPPVAVDDVASTTVNIPVWIDALANDYDEDGDSIYLERIVSESNGTAEIIDELVYFTPDHLFSGTATIDYEICDGIDGCSQATITITVTNDIPEISDIYYSGYLPDTIYFSQEDFKAHFDDALPIDRVKFTSLPDGSEGTLYRISGVALAPNEEITVSLIDSIHYVPVSSNGTVAEQILWNGSDGIDYADADATVFINMKERTYPPVAVDDSATTDVITTIEIDVLANDYDPDGDPLRIIDVTLEESEGERGEISIIGEVPNQKVEYIPTQLFSGEVIAHYTITDDRDGTAEADIYITVNAAEGTPSTSGFEYYLRQDTPKHFVRFDFDENFDDPNNLPLEKVVFDSLPRNGTLTLEGNPIVRLQEIPYDLLDSVLYSPNDGYAGLDSVDWTGSNGTLYAREFSQINLTVIPGYRGNSVVLDDILKQGEHGSQLTVEKQDFAAAYHHPNGDTLKYIRIESVPENGYLLYNEDTIQVGDAIEMATYSSLHFIPDDGFTGIDSAKWNGKANIVYADTAANLLFEVGPELQLFNAFTPNGDSINDYWHIKDIEYYPNNTVKIFNKWGLEVFSTTSYNNEDIRWDGTNSNNGKTLGVGTYYYTVDLKDGSEVRSGFVVIAK; encoded by the coding sequence ATGTTTTGGCATACTACCAAAGCCTTACTACTACTACTGCTATTATCAACGATTTCATATGGACAGAATACTGAAATATGTAATAACGGTATAGATGATGATAATGACGGCTTAATTGATTGTTATGATCCCGACTGTGCTTTTTCCCCTGATTGCAGAGGAAGTATAGTCAATAACTTTTCTTTAGGATGTAATTTTGATGATTATCCAAATACACCTTCAATTTATTTTTCTGAGAAACTGAATAGTCACGATTTAGGTATTGTGATTGATAAAGCTTCTGGGGTTTTAGTTGGAGATATGGATAATGATGGGGTCGCTGAATTAGTAGTGAAAAGTTCTACTGATGGAATGATCTATATACTCAATACCGTCGATCAATCTGTAAAATATAGTATACCAATAGAAGGTAGTAGCCATAGTTATTCGCAAATGGCAATTGCAGATGTTGATGGGAATGGTAATGGGGATATTTTCATTAATGTCGGAAAAAATATTCATCGGTATGAATTTGGATCAAGTGGGGTTATTGCCAAAACTACGGTAGGAGTAGGTCATGAATACCAATCTCCACAACTTGCCGATTTTAATGAAGATGGTATTCCTGAAGTTTATATAGGGAATGCTATTTACAATGCTATAGATCTTACATCCATTATTGCCTTTGATAATGATTTATCAAGTGGAAATAGTGTTGGTCAGGAAGCTTTTTCTATTGCCTATAACATTTTTGATGTAGGTGATCGTAAACCTACTCTAGGTACTTTTTCATCTTCTGACCATGTTGATGGTTTAGAATTAGTGGCAGGAAATGTGGTATACGCAGTGGATATTAGTGGTCAGAGCTTAACAAAGATATCAGAAGTACCCAACAACGATGGATTTGTATCTATCGCTGATTTTGATGGTGATCATAGACCTGAAATTGTTACAGTCACTCAAGAAAATAATCAAGCTGAGGTTTACCTTTGGTCACCTTATAATCAAACAGTTTTAGGAGAGTACTTCTTAACTTCTTCTACTATTGGAGGTAGAGTAGCTATTGGTGATGTAGACGGTGATCAAGTTCCTGAAATTATTGGAACAGGTCAATACCAACTATATATATTAGATTATGAAGATGGAAATCTTGACGAACAATGGATATTTGATCAGACGAGCAATGATATTGGGCTTGCAGGTGTGTCATTATTTGATCTAAATGGAGATGGAAAATCGGAAATCTTTTTTAACGATGATACGAAAGTATATGCTATCAGAAATCAGGAAGGCACATTTAATGTTTCATCTTATGAGGTGTCAGGAGAAAATAGAGCAGAGTACCCTATTGTCGCTGATATTGATAATGATGGACAAACCGAAGTTATAGTGACTTCTGGAGGTACTGATGATGGTGGATTAATTGCGATTAATGCATACGATCAATTTTGGGTGACCGCACAATCCTATTGGAACCAAAATGGCTTTCATATTACCAATACTAATTTTCAGTTAGAGATTGCTCAAGAGCTTCAAAGTAATTTACACAGCTATTTTGATGGTATATTAAATACATTTTCATCACAAGCTTCTTATTATACTCCCGAAATGGATGTATTGAATGCAGCTCCTGATATTGTATTAAGAAGAGTTCAATCAGATGTAGCCCTTTGTAATAATAATGGAATTCTGAATATGATAATGACCGTTCAGAATGTAGGAAATCAAGTAGTACCTTCTAACATGGTCGTTTCAATATTTGATGGTAATCCATATGAAACTTCTGCTACACTAATCGATACATTGCATACTTCTGTACCAATTCATCCATTAGACACCTTACAATTTACATTACAAAATCGCATACCAACCGATGGAAGTACGGTTAATGCATTTGTGGTTTTAAATCATAATCCCTATAATTTTGATAATACAGTAAAGGAAATGCCTATTCCTGCTGATTCTGTTTATTCAAATATCCAAGAATGTAACTTTACCAATAATCTTATAGGTCCTTTTATCATCGAAGATTGTCTAGTTCCTGTTATTGTAGACTTAGATAATGATAATAGTTCAGGTAGAACAGGATTAGATTATGAAAGCAACTATTTCGTAGGTACACAGCAAAGCGGAAGAATTTCAGATATTGATACAAGAGTATTTGCATTTTCTGCTGGTGCATTAAATAGAGTAGAAATATCATTTGCAGATGGACAGCCTTTAGAAGCAACGGATTCATTAATGATCAGAGGAGTATTACCATCAGGTATCGGTGTAAACTCTCCTTCAGATACTCAAAATATAGTATTATTAGGGGTGGCTTCTACAGATGCTTATGAAGAAGCATTAAAACTGATTTATTTTACAAATGCAGCATTAACGGACCGATCACAAAGACAGATTGAAGTCAAGGCACAATTGGTTCCTAACGAAGACTTTGGCCCAGTGGCTACAGCATATGTTAATATTAAAGCAAGACCAACTTCATCAGATCAGTCATTAACTATAGATGAAGATGAGTTATATACTTTTAGTACGACCAACTTCCCTTTTAATTCATTAGATGCGTTATCATTTGATGGAATAAGAGTATCATACCCTGATGATACGAATGATTTTAAGGGGACACTATCATACGATGGACAGGAAATAACACCTTTACAGTTAACCACAGGCTATTATGTGGAGGATGTTTCTTTATTAACGTATCAACCTTTACCCTATGAATTTGGAACTAATTATTGTCAGTTTAAATTCAGAGTAAAAGATGATGGAGGGGAGGCCCTCATCGGAAATCATTCTGAACTATACGATTTCGTGATTCATGTGAATAATTTAGATACTCCTCCAATTTCAAAAGATACAACAATTGTTCTAAGGCAGTCAGAAACCTATACAGGAGATATCGACGATGATATTTATTTTCTCTCTTATGATAATGCGAGTTTTGCTAGCTTTATTGTTACAACCCTACCTGAAAAAGGAACACTTCAACATAATGGAAGTGGAAGTTTTGCAAATGTTGTTGTCGGAGAAGAAATACCTTCTACAGCTACGCTTCAATATTTACCAGGAACTTATGATAATACTGACTTTAGGAATTGGGGTACATTTAATTTTAAAGTGAAAGATAGTAACAGTCTAGAGAGTGAAGAATATACCTTTCATATTCATCTACTTGTTACCCTTTATATAGTAGATTTTGAAAAATCTCAATCGAAAAATGATCACATACATTTTACACAAACTGATTTTGATGATCATTATTTTGACTTCAACAATGATCCTCTAGATTCAATTATTGTCGCTTCTGTTCCTGTAAATGGGGAGTTATTTTTCAATAGTGTTTTAGTTGAAGCAAATGATAGAATACCCTATGCGAAAATTGAAACAGAAGATTTTCATTTTCAACCAGATTCATTCTATCATGGCACTACTACTTTTGAATACAGTGTGATTAATACAGCAGCGGAGGAACCTCAATATAACGCAACGATCTCATTAATTTACTCAGATGATCGACACCCTCCTGTAGCTGTCGATGACGTTGCTTCCACTACAGTAAATATTCCTGTTTGGATCGATGCTTTAGCCAATGATTATGATGAAGATGGGGATTCTATTTACCTCGAAAGAATAGTTTCAGAAAGTAATGGTACAGCAGAAATAATAGATGAATTGGTCTATTTTACACCCGATCATCTATTTAGTGGAACTGCGACAATAGACTATGAAATTTGTGATGGAATTGATGGCTGTAGCCAAGCAACAATCACTATAACCGTAACCAATGATATTCCTGAAATTTCAGATATCTACTATTCTGGTTACTTACCAGATACTATTTATTTTAGTCAAGAAGACTTTAAAGCACACTTTGACGATGCATTACCAATTGATCGGGTGAAATTTACTAGTCTTCCAGATGGTTCTGAAGGAACGTTATATAGAATCTCGGGAGTTGCTTTGGCTCCCAATGAAGAAATTACCGTTTCATTGATCGATAGTATTCATTATGTACCTGTTTCTTCTAATGGAACTGTCGCAGAACAAATTCTATGGAATGGTTCAGATGGAATTGATTATGCTGATGCTGATGCCACAGTATTTATCAATATGAAGGAAAGAACCTACCCACCTGTGGCAGTAGATGATAGTGCAACTACAGATGTAATCACAACGATTGAAATTGATGTTTTAGCGAATGACTATGATCCTGATGGAGATCCTTTAAGAATTATAGACGTAACTCTTGAGGAATCTGAAGGAGAAAGAGGAGAGATAAGTATCATTGGAGAAGTTCCAAACCAGAAAGTAGAGTATATACCTACTCAATTATTCTCAGGAGAAGTGATAGCACATTATACGATCACCGATGATCGAGATGGAACAGCAGAAGCGGATATTTATATTACAGTAAATGCCGCAGAAGGAACTCCTTCCACATCGGGTTTTGAATATTATCTGAGACAAGATACACCAAAGCATTTTGTGCGATTTGATTTTGATGAAAACTTTGATGATCCTAATAATTTACCTTTGGAAAAGGTAGTATTTGATTCCTTACCTAGAAACGGGACACTAACTTTAGAAGGAAACCCAATAGTACGTCTTCAAGAGATTCCATACGATTTATTAGATAGTGTTCTCTATTCACCAAATGACGGTTACGCAGGTTTAGACTCAGTGGATTGGACAGGTTCGAATGGAACTTTATATGCCAGAGAGTTTTCTCAAATTAACCTTACAGTGATTCCAGGTTACAGAGGTAATTCAGTGGTTTTAGATGATATATTAAAACAAGGAGAACATGGTTCTCAACTGACAGTTGAAAAGCAAGATTTTGCAGCAGCCTATCATCACCCTAATGGAGATACTTTAAAATACATTAGGATAGAATCAGTCCCTGAAAATGGATACCTTCTTTATAATGAAGATACGATTCAAGTAGGAGATGCTATCGAAATGGCTACTTACTCTTCCTTACATTTTATTCCTGATGATGGTTTTACAGGTATCGATTCTGCCAAATGGAATGGTAAAGCTAATATTGTTTATGCAGACACTGCCGCTAATTTACTTTTCGAGGTAGGACCAGAATTGCAACTATTTAATGCCTTTACACCCAATGGAGACAGCATCAATGATTATTGGCATATAAAAGATATAGAATATTACCCGAACAATACTGTGAAGATTTTCAACAAATGGGGATTGGAAGTTTTCAGTACTACGAGTTACAATAATGAAGATATAAGATGGGACGGCACCAATAGTAATAACGGAAAAACGTTAGGGGTGGGAACCTATTATTATACCGTTGACTTGAAGGATGGTTCAGAAGTTAGATCAGGTTTCGTTGTAATCGCAAAATAA
- a CDS encoding PorP/SprF family type IX secretion system membrane protein gives MKKLLLMMGIVCSAWIHTNAQQVSLYSQYMFNGLVLNPAYAGNYEGINTNLMYRQQWSGVEGSPNTSTISVDSPLGSKKLSVGGIFSQDKTAETTTQTFYMMAAYRLPLGNGKLSFGLQGGMNFYRVNFQNLNTFLPDPTLPTSMQQESTPNVGFGLFYQTDKWFAGASAPKLLANDLSDGQCTLVAKEERHYFVTGGYLFDVSPTVKLKPNALLAFVEGSPTYFDINLNALLYDWLWFGASYSLKNSFTLLTQLEFGDHFRFGYSYDIVTNAGQGVTRGSHEFMLNIFFTGKKTKMLSPRYF, from the coding sequence ATGAAAAAGCTACTATTAATGATGGGTATAGTGTGTTCAGCATGGATACATACAAATGCTCAACAAGTTTCACTTTACTCTCAATATATGTTTAATGGATTGGTCCTAAATCCAGCTTATGCAGGTAATTACGAAGGGATCAATACAAATTTAATGTACCGTCAACAATGGTCGGGAGTAGAAGGAAGTCCAAATACATCAACGATCTCTGTGGATAGTCCATTAGGGTCTAAAAAATTATCTGTTGGAGGAATCTTTTCACAAGATAAAACTGCAGAAACTACGACTCAGACCTTTTACATGATGGCAGCTTATCGTTTACCGTTAGGCAATGGCAAACTATCTTTTGGTTTACAAGGAGGAATGAATTTTTATAGAGTGAATTTTCAAAATCTAAATACTTTCTTGCCTGATCCAACATTACCTACCTCCATGCAACAAGAAAGTACACCCAATGTAGGTTTTGGTCTTTTTTATCAAACTGATAAATGGTTTGCAGGAGCATCGGCTCCTAAATTATTAGCAAATGATTTGAGCGATGGTCAATGTACATTAGTAGCAAAAGAGGAGAGACATTATTTTGTTACTGGGGGGTATTTATTTGATGTATCTCCTACAGTAAAATTAAAACCCAATGCATTACTAGCATTTGTTGAAGGTTCTCCCACCTATTTTGACATTAACCTGAATGCGTTACTCTACGATTGGTTATGGTTTGGAGCAAGTTATTCACTCAAAAACTCATTTACATTACTTACACAATTGGAATTCGGGGATCATTTCCGCTTTGGTTATTCTTATGATATTGTCACAAATGCTGGACAAGGTGTAACCAGAGGTTCTCATGAATTTATGTTGAATATCTTCTTTACAGGGAAGAAAACTAAAATGTTAAGTCCGCGCTATTTTTAA
- a CDS encoding OmpA family protein translates to MKKLLTVLLLMSFGHFILAQRISDVEIKNKEQRLEQDMEDLNYSRALEEYQKLFVKTESDELKKEYALKIAVCYEKVNKPLNSIEVYQKLLENDVALEGEYAESYGDALFVAGHYDEASAWYQKALDTSTDRQQVYEKIKNIEDIRNTPKNIFYDVSAVSFNSELDDFGPVPFENGFLFISNRKGATGNKKSAWDGKRYLDIFYVDSADTVSNFSKKLNTNFHEGSASITENGDMIAFTRTSRKEKDEAGVSTIQIYISEKNDKGEWDKPYSFIWNSDDYSTGHPSLTLDGSRLYFVSDKEGGIGGTDIYYSDRSGDSWSSPILLGKDVNTEMDEKFPFINKKNQLFFSSNGRGGYGGLDFFMQDMNQPTPTPHHLRYPLNSSFDDFGGGANSTGTAYISSNRITELDSSMNDNIYEVVINKFKGVVIDAFTRKPIPNVGVMINDTRITTSDSSGYFEIDKQYWTEKSQLIASLSGYTADTLSGVETAKFIDKNELCVLEIAQPYVEGYVKDTVSMKAVRARITITERHTGEKFEVYPDSTGYYRFAAKPETFYDMIAEKPKFFSRRAAVNTANNMVSERNFDVREIQGQRIRIYYDYDRAFIRDDASHALDTVVHVLSYNPTIKIELSAHTDSRGSEKYNFKLSERRAQKAYEYVVSKGISPERITYKGYGMTRPVVDCFDKECTEEEHQLNRRTEFYVTGYFDEEAYYGEDYDELEGKNQGFLMVDTDGEMMRISKRNITGSLATLEGQLSGYEVTIKDDQGKILNTKTTGSDGVFNITVEDKYKYSIEVSKDGETIKKLIVTSNNFDENNTYDVLLYL, encoded by the coding sequence ATGAAAAAATTACTAACAGTATTATTGTTGATGAGCTTTGGTCACTTTATTCTTGCTCAAAGAATTTCTGATGTTGAAATAAAAAATAAAGAGCAGAGATTGGAGCAAGACATGGAAGATCTCAATTATTCCAGAGCTTTGGAAGAGTATCAAAAGCTTTTTGTAAAAACAGAATCGGATGAGCTTAAGAAAGAATATGCTTTAAAAATTGCAGTCTGTTATGAGAAGGTCAATAAACCTTTAAATAGTATTGAGGTGTATCAAAAGTTACTAGAAAATGATGTCGCTTTAGAAGGAGAGTATGCAGAATCTTACGGAGATGCATTATTTGTGGCAGGGCATTATGATGAAGCTTCGGCATGGTATCAGAAAGCACTGGATACCTCTACGGATAGACAACAGGTATATGAGAAAATCAAAAATATTGAAGATATAAGAAACACACCGAAGAACATTTTTTATGATGTATCCGCCGTAAGTTTCAATTCAGAATTGGATGATTTTGGTCCTGTTCCCTTTGAAAATGGGTTCCTATTTATATCGAATCGAAAAGGAGCTACAGGAAACAAGAAGTCAGCTTGGGATGGAAAAAGGTATCTAGATATTTTCTATGTAGATTCAGCCGATACGGTTTCCAATTTCTCTAAAAAATTGAATACTAATTTTCATGAAGGATCAGCCTCAATTACTGAAAATGGGGACATGATTGCTTTTACAAGGACTTCTAGAAAAGAGAAAGATGAAGCTGGAGTGAGTACTATTCAGATTTATATCTCTGAAAAAAATGACAAGGGAGAATGGGATAAACCGTATTCTTTTATATGGAATTCTGATGACTATTCAACGGGTCACCCATCCTTGACATTGGACGGGAGTCGTCTATATTTCGTTTCTGATAAAGAAGGAGGAATCGGGGGAACAGATATTTATTATTCTGATAGGTCAGGGGATTCATGGTCCTCACCAATTTTATTAGGGAAAGATGTAAATACAGAAATGGATGAAAAATTCCCTTTTATCAATAAGAAAAACCAATTATTTTTCTCCTCAAACGGTAGAGGTGGTTATGGTGGGTTAGATTTTTTTATGCAAGATATGAATCAGCCTACTCCAACGCCACATCATCTTAGGTATCCTTTAAATTCAAGTTTTGATGATTTCGGTGGAGGAGCCAATTCAACCGGAACAGCTTACATCTCTTCCAATAGAATCACCGAATTGGATTCTTCCATGAATGATAATATTTATGAGGTAGTCATCAATAAGTTTAAAGGTGTTGTGATTGATGCATTTACGCGTAAGCCTATTCCTAATGTAGGTGTTATGATAAATGATACAAGGATTACTACATCAGATTCTTCTGGATATTTTGAAATTGATAAACAATATTGGACAGAAAAAAGTCAACTGATCGCATCACTTTCTGGCTATACTGCAGATACATTAAGTGGAGTAGAAACGGCAAAATTTATTGATAAAAATGAATTGTGTGTCTTAGAAATTGCTCAGCCATATGTTGAAGGCTATGTAAAAGATACAGTATCGATGAAAGCTGTACGGGCTAGAATTACAATCACAGAGCGACATACTGGAGAAAAGTTTGAAGTGTATCCTGATTCCACAGGGTATTACCGATTTGCCGCAAAGCCTGAGACATTTTATGATATGATTGCTGAGAAGCCTAAGTTCTTTTCTAGAAGAGCCGCAGTAAATACCGCTAATAATATGGTGTCGGAAAGAAACTTTGATGTCCGAGAAATTCAAGGTCAGAGAATAAGAATCTATTATGATTATGATAGGGCATTTATCAGAGATGACGCCTCACATGCTTTAGATACAGTGGTACATGTACTCAGTTATAACCCAACAATAAAGATTGAACTCTCGGCACATACAGACAGTAGAGGATCAGAAAAGTATAATTTTAAGTTATCAGAAAGAAGAGCTCAGAAGGCTTATGAATATGTCGTTTCTAAAGGTATTTCACCAGAACGAATCACTTATAAAGGATATGGTATGACAAGACCTGTGGTGGATTGTTTTGATAAGGAATGTACAGAAGAAGAACATCAATTGAACCGAAGAACAGAGTTTTATGTCACAGGATATTTTGATGAAGAAGCTTATTATGGAGAGGATTATGATGAATTAGAAGGGAAAAACCAAGGCTTCTTAATGGTTGATACAGATGGTGAAATGATGCGTATCTCGAAAAGAAATATAACAGGTTCCTTAGCTACTTTAGAAGGTCAACTCTCTGGCTACGAAGTCACCATCAAAGATGATCAAGGAAAAATATTGAATACAAAAACCACAGGAAGTGATGGTGTTTTCAACATCACTGTTGAAGATAAATACAAATATTCAATTGAAGTTTCAAAAGACGGAGAAACGATCAAAAAGTTAATTGTCACCTCCAACAATTTTGATGAAAATAACACCTATGATGTTCTGCTTTACCTTTAA
- a CDS encoding fused MFS/spermidine synthase encodes MLRSLQQYQRTILLSLLLFLSGITSLLFQTLWVKQLGIVIGVDIYSTSIVISGFFTGLGIGNYILGKYVEKNNSPLLYYAIFEIVTAFLGVTISLLLFYGETTYIQMEHTLGAFAYMIPWFLISLPAFFMSGTFLALLKYSKPSEENTGKKIGYLYGSNTTGAIVGTLSTPFLIIPVFGVIGAAIFAGFINLLLSAFTIFLFLKAKKETYIKAAHAPLGKFHIGYLLYGLAGFIGLSQEILWGQIVVQFQNTRTYAFATMLGVFLLGLSIGNFIAGKYVNKIKNLWFAFGTITLSGLFVTLLSVLFIDQNIITIQEQFGNYMYSVFDTKGALMMGRFLFISCYFILIPTICMGALFPIISVIVSDGKNISENSGKLLAWNTFGGVLGSLITGFILFPTLGTIYSLFLLFVLSLGVSFVAFYQVESLRKLTPSLILFLSIVFFIPKTKFIDLLLQKEGGNIVFFQEGIGHTVAVVEEGDDTRKFNRLYIQGVSNTGDVFPSLRYMRLQSLIPLITFNGKPESVLVVGLGTGITAGALLQFPELKERRVVELLPEVVEATKYFNGNYQLSENKAIEILVQDGRHLLMKEDRVYDLITLEPPPPTAIGVNNLYSKDFYELCKKRLSKNGMMAQWWPITTQTEEASASMVRAILDVFPYANLWTTEMHEMLVIGSMQPLNIDLEQIRKRLAYPEVKQALDEIGIHNEAQFLSTYVMGRNGLHVFSRNAAPVTDNHPILEYDGWVKKSVITDILPRLLDQQEDLSILPESLQKEIAYERENLHRFYYAGLASYIGRRDVWSMLLTDLYEHDNSNNYYNWYNPE; translated from the coding sequence ATGCTCAGATCTCTACAACAATATCAAAGAACAATATTACTTTCTCTATTATTATTTCTTTCTGGAATCACTTCTCTTTTATTTCAGACCTTATGGGTAAAACAATTAGGCATTGTTATCGGTGTGGATATTTACTCCACTTCTATCGTTATCAGTGGCTTCTTTACTGGCTTAGGAATCGGGAATTATATCTTAGGGAAGTATGTAGAAAAGAATAACTCTCCATTATTATACTATGCTATTTTTGAAATAGTGACTGCGTTTCTTGGGGTTACTATAAGCTTACTTCTTTTTTATGGAGAGACCACATACATTCAAATGGAACATACTTTGGGAGCTTTTGCTTATATGATTCCATGGTTCCTCATTTCGCTCCCTGCCTTTTTTATGAGTGGAACTTTCTTAGCACTTTTAAAATACTCTAAACCATCTGAAGAAAATACGGGAAAGAAAATAGGTTACCTCTATGGTAGTAATACCACCGGAGCAATAGTAGGAACATTATCAACTCCTTTTTTAATAATACCTGTATTTGGTGTGATCGGTGCAGCCATATTTGCAGGGTTTATCAACCTTTTACTAAGTGCTTTTACGATATTTTTATTTCTTAAGGCGAAAAAAGAAACGTATATAAAAGCAGCACATGCTCCATTAGGGAAATTTCATATTGGATACCTATTGTATGGTCTCGCTGGGTTTATCGGTCTTTCACAAGAAATACTGTGGGGACAAATAGTAGTTCAATTTCAAAATACAAGAACATATGCTTTTGCCACTATGTTGGGTGTATTCCTTTTAGGATTATCTATTGGTAATTTCATTGCAGGGAAATACGTCAATAAAATAAAAAACCTCTGGTTTGCTTTTGGTACAATCACTCTCTCGGGGCTTTTTGTGACACTTCTCTCAGTGTTATTTATTGATCAAAATATAATTACAATTCAAGAGCAATTTGGTAATTATATGTATTCCGTATTTGACACTAAGGGGGCATTAATGATGGGGCGGTTTTTATTTATTAGCTGCTATTTTATTTTAATACCCACTATCTGTATGGGTGCTTTATTTCCGATTATTTCAGTAATAGTATCAGACGGAAAGAATATATCCGAGAATAGTGGGAAGTTATTGGCATGGAATACGTTTGGAGGAGTACTCGGTAGTTTAATTACAGGTTTTATTTTATTCCCGACGTTAGGTACTATTTATAGTTTATTTCTTCTATTTGTTCTTTCCTTAGGCGTTTCTTTTGTAGCATTTTATCAGGTTGAATCGTTAAGAAAACTCACACCTAGTTTAATCCTGTTTCTATCTATCGTCTTTTTTATACCTAAAACAAAATTTATTGATCTTCTCCTTCAAAAAGAAGGTGGTAATATCGTTTTCTTCCAAGAAGGAATAGGACATACAGTTGCCGTCGTTGAAGAAGGAGATGATACCCGCAAATTTAACCGTTTATATATCCAAGGTGTTTCCAATACGGGCGATGTCTTTCCTTCACTTCGTTACATGAGACTTCAATCCCTTATCCCATTAATTACATTTAATGGAAAACCTGAATCTGTTTTAGTAGTGGGTCTGGGAACTGGAATAACTGCAGGAGCCCTTCTTCAATTTCCAGAATTAAAAGAAAGACGAGTGGTAGAACTTCTTCCTGAGGTAGTAGAAGCTACCAAATATTTTAATGGTAATTATCAGTTATCAGAAAATAAAGCCATTGAAATTCTTGTGCAAGATGGTCGACATCTATTAATGAAAGAAGATAGAGTATACGACCTTATCACTTTGGAACCACCTCCACCAACCGCTATTGGTGTTAATAATTTATACAGTAAAGATTTTTATGAATTATGTAAAAAACGATTATCAAAAAATGGTATGATGGCACAATGGTGGCCGATAACCACACAAACGGAGGAAGCTTCTGCATCTATGGTAAGGGCCATTCTTGATGTGTTCCCTTACGCCAATTTATGGACTACAGAAATGCATGAAATGCTTGTTATTGGTTCAATGCAACCTTTGAATATTGACTTAGAACAAATAAGAAAACGTTTGGCTTACCCTGAAGTAAAACAGGCGTTGGATGAAATTGGCATTCATAATGAAGCTCAATTTCTAAGCACCTATGTGATGGGTAGAAATGGGTTACATGTATTTAGTAGAAATGCAGCCCCTGTTACTGACAATCACCCGATTTTAGAATATGATGGGTGGGTTAAAAAATCAGTAATTACAGATATCCTCCCAAGATTATTAGATCAACAAGAAGACCTTAGTATTTTACCTGAATCTCTTCAAAAAGAAATTGCTTATGAAAGGGAAAATCTACATCGATTTTATTACGCAGGTTTAGCTAGTTATATCGGCAGAAGAGACGTTTGGTCTATGCTCTTAACTGATTTATATGAGCATGATAACTCTAATAATTATTACAATTGGTATAACCCAGAGTAA